The nucleotide sequence GTTTTGCCTGGTTGTATATGGACATAGTATCCAGGGCCGGTAGATTTTCGGCCTTCATATGATATAAAAGCCCCAAAATGAAGTTTATATGGTGTTTTGTCCTTCGAAAAGCGGATGTCTCTATTAATCCTAAACACACAGTCTTTCGGGCTTTGCAGTGCCACCATAGGGTCAAAGTCGCCTATGCCTGCAATGAGAGAGGCTATAAACTGCATGAACATATCTCTACAGCCAGTGTACCTTTCTTTTTGCCCATGAAACCATTCTCTATGGTTGTTTTCTTTGAGTTCTTCCAGAAAATGCAATATATCCTTCATTGTATCTATTTAGGCCATAGGTTCTTTCAATCTGATAAATCTATCAAAGTAAAATTAGTATTCTACAAATAGTAAAACAAAATGCAGGACAGGTTAGTTTTTAGCATGTTTCTTTTACTTACTTTTTTACAATGAGAAATTACTTCTTCATCTTGGCACTGCTTTTCATAACAATTACCGGTTGTAAAAAATATGAAGACGGTCCACTGGTAAGCCTTCGTTCACCAGAAACCAGAATTACTGGCAATTGGGCTATAGAGGGATATTACATTGATGGTGAAAATGCTGAAATTATAGAGGTTTTTGAGCAGGTGGTGTGCAATGGCAACCAAGAAAGGGTACTGCGTCGAGCTGATAAGCTCTTAAAATGGGATTTGATTCTTGAGGAGTCTGGAAAGATGCACATGGAACAGCGTTTTGAAATCAAGGAAACGTCTAACTATTGTGAACCGTCTTATAGAAAGAGAGAAAGTCATAGGGCTTATACAGGGTCGTGGGAGTTTATCAATGATAAAACTGAACTCAAACTTTCTTTTGATGCTAACGATCGAACAGAAGTTTATACCATTAGGGAGTTAAGAAAGAAGAGTTTGTTTGTTGTTGGCGATATTCCCGCTTCTTTTGGCGAGGTGAACCGTGTGGGCTTGTCTTTCCGCAAAGAGTAGCTAGGGCCTCAAGTCAATGTTGTGGTACAGGGTCATCCTGTAGATATTTCTGTTAAAGAAGGATTCTCCATCCCTCAACTGTTGGTACCAATGAGAATACCCTAGCTCAAGGTCGAAATGGTCGCTTAGGTTGACAAAAAAAGCAGCCGAAAACCTACTTTGGTCAAATACATTGTATTCTACATTCCTTCCCATGTTAATCATTACTTCTTCTGCAATCCTAAAGTGTACACCCCGTGATTGGTTTAACTTAAACAGTCGTCTTTGCAATTGTAACTGATACCTTACCCTCCAATTGAAATTGTAGCCTGCTAACAACCGCTCATCATCTGCCCTTCGAAAGAACCTTTCCTCCAGCCTGTAGCGGTGCCGAATCTGCCATTCCCCAAGGTCGTTCTTTACCACCACTTCCTGAAATGGCCGTAATTCAGGTACAGCAAGCTCAGATAGATTCATTGGTTCATGAGGGTGCTGCATAGCATATACAAAGCCCTGTGACAAGGAAACATTTTCACTAATATGAAAGAAGGGTTGCGCTCTAAACAAAAAATGGTGCCTCACATTTGGATAGAAATGCCTGCGGTCATCGGCATGAGCTTGCCACTCCCATTTGTCAGACAAGAAAATACGGTTGTGGTACCTTAGCCAGTAAAGATCTTGGTGTATTTGTTGCCTGTTAAAACCGTTGTTTTGACCAAACACTTGGCCACATAACGCTTGCAACAGCAATATGCCTACGGTCAGTAATTTTCCGTTCATTCATTTTACTCCTTTAGAGAATAACTGTTGCATCAGATTCCAGTTATTAATAAACCCGATTTTTTGCATTACACAAAGCTGTCATAGGTATGGGGACACCGCGAAAACAATATCATTTCTTAAGAAAAAGGCTAAAGTAGCATGCTTAGCCCTTTCGGGAAAATTCGTAGCAGGGGGTAACGACCAAGTGAACGGACGCATTTTTAATTTTAGGATTACCCATTTAAGTCTCTAGGAACTATTAAGTTTTTTTGTATTTATATTGCTTTAAACGGTCTTCATTAAATGGCTGTATGTGCCATTGTTAGAAAATAAGGCGGCCATTGATGAAATTGCGTTAAGTGAAGCGGCCAAAAAATTTGCTGTTTAAGCCCGACGCAAGGAGGGTGAGTTTCATCCCGATAGCTATCGGGATAGCGTAATGGTTATAAAGTTTAGCAAATTTCATCACAGGCCTTGACTTTTTTGCTTACTTTTTTTGTCTAAGAAAAAAAGTAAGGCCCTGCCGGCGAGGCAAAAAGTAACTTAGCGAGCCTAAGTAAGCTAATAACACTTTGGATGTCTAAATGGGTAACCCTATTTAATTTAATGCAAGTATTTCATGCCTACGGAAAGTGTCATTCCATAGTGTGTTATTCTATTACCTTGGTGGTGTTTAGGGTTTGCAAAGGAATTGAAACTTGTTTGGTAAGAGAATGACGTAAACAACCAATAATTGTTCATGTATTTATAACCTGCCCCCAGCTCCGCAAAGCCTGCCAAATCAAAATTTGCCAACTCACTGGTGATATTATGTCTATCAGTGCCAGTGGTTCTTACTTGACCCCATTGAGAGGTAAACCTGGGTTCGACTAGGGTTGCAGATACCAGAAAAGAGGGGATTAGCCCTACATTTGTAAAAGCATACAGCTTATTTCCTGTATTAAACCCTACTTTTATCGGTATTGAAGCGTAATCAATGTTGTATCTTATTAAGTCATGAATCAACATGTTGCCGTTCCAATCCGTTAAGATAATGTCTTCAGTATATCCACGTTGGTTATAAATGAGATCAACCCCAAGCGAAAAGCGGTCTGTTAATAAGTATTCATAAGTCATTCCAGCAGAAACCCCAGTCCTGAAGTTTGGTTGAGCATCAAGGTCGCGAAAGTTAACATTTGTATGATTTACACCACCTTTAATCCCAATAAATTGATTCTGTGCGGTCGCTTCTAAAGCAATAGCAACAAGGACACCTAAAAGAAAATATTTCACTTGTTATTCGTAGAAGCTCTATTTGCCTCCGGCTATTAAATTCTAAAGTTAGTTTAATTTCTTTTTATTTTTATGATTTTTTTGGTTGAGATAAAAATATTTTTTGAACTCTGGTTGGTTTTGCTCCTATTTAACATGGATAATGCATTAGATCTGGTTATGAGGGTTAAAAGAATAAAATTCGATAGCTATCGGGTACGGTTATCCCGCCTGTGGCGGGATAAAGTTGTGATGCCGGCAACGGCAGGCTTACCTTCGGTAGGCAGAGGCGCACGCTGCCAGTTTTTTTAGTTGGCAGAGCTGTCTAGATTGATTAGCAGGCGTAATTATCAATTTAGTAGCTTTGAACTGTGGTTTACTGTTAGGATTTCAATCAATTCGGAATTTTTAATCTCGTAAATTATCCTATATCGTCCCGAAATCAATTCCCTTATTTTATTATCATTAATTTCAGGAACCACTCTCCCCATTTCAGGATATTCTTTTAATATTTGGGTTTTATCAAATATCTTTTCAATCGTTAAATCAGCATATCTCGGACTATCTTTCGCTATATATTCAGCAATATCATTTAAATCCTGAATTGCCCTTTTAATCCATATTATTTGGACCATTTTTTTATCATGCTTTTTGCTTGGTCTTCTGAATATTTCAATCCTTCTTGAGATTGTTTTTGTGCCTCTTCCACTTTTTGAATTATGATTAATCTATCCACAAGTTCATCTATAGAAAATTCTTCAGGAAGGTCATCAAGAGTTTTTATCAATTTTGTTTTTCTAATCATGGCGTTAAGCTCTTTACCTAATTAAATAACGAAAAATTTAACTTAAAAGCTACTTTCTTTTTCTTTTTATCTTTGCTAACGTTGAGCGTAACAGATGCTGGAGATTTTTAAGTAATTTCCTATCCACCGCTAAAATGTGAAGGTAAAGAGAAACAGCCTGATTAACAATGCTCACCCCCTCTGATATATATTATACTGCGCGCGCCCGGTATGGGCATCTGATATCGAAGATACCATATTATTCCAGAGGGTGCAATGCCTGTCCCGAATACTTTCGGGATCTCCGCCAACTGGCGGACAAATTAGTGAAGCCTGTTAACAAGTGGTCCTTAATATTGGGATGGTTTACCGTGAGGGGCGGAGCATTAAGAAATTTTCCAGTGGAGATTTTTAGCGATGAGCCGGCTTGTAGGGGAGGTACGAGACGTTCTTATGTCACCTGAGGCGCACTCTGTCAGTTTTTTTAGCTGGCAGAGCCGTCTACACGATTGTGCGTTCGTGCTTTATTTCTTTTTCTTCTTCTTTTTTAATAATTCTTCTGCTTTATCTAGAGACAAACAGCATATATTTCCATAAGACTCGTCTCCTCTTTCATATAATTGATAAACATTAACAAAGTTGTAGTAAGCAATAATTGCTTTTGGATTATTCTTTGCCGCTATCAAGATATTATATGATGAAGTTCGAAGGTCTTCCCGGATGATATCATCTACATAACGCTTTAATTCTTCATCCGAAACAATCGTTTCTTTATCAAGTTTTTCTCTAAACGCTTTCCTTCTTGCTTTGGAATTTTTCGGATCGATCAGATTTCGTACAATCCCTTTTTTAAGTGCTGCATAATCCTCCTGAGATTTGGTAGGAAACGCCATCAATGAATTTCCTTTTTCATCGGTAGGGTATAACCAAAGATTCCCTTTTAAAGATTTTTTGATTTTTCTTGGTAACCGAAATCGTTTCATAATACTTTCCATTTTCCCCTTGTTCCACCAATGCGTTCAATTTTTGCTTCTTCTTTCAGTTTATCCAGATGGTATTTAACTCCATCTTCGGTTATATCACCCAATGCTTCCGCCAGCTTCTTTCTGCTCATAGACGGATGTTGTCTGAGTAGTTCAATAATTTTCTCCGAAATGATTTGGGTAGTCATTTGGGTAGTGTTTTGGGTAGTCAATTGGGTAGTTCTATCTTTGGGTTTCAACGGAATGATCGTCTTGAAAATGTCATCTTCAATAAATTCCGGTTTTGTTCCCGGAGTATAAATGCCACAATATTTGAAGGTATTCCGAACGCCTGAACCCAGTTCGTCTACCCGGCCAGTTTCTTTGAAGAACTTGGCGATCACTGGATTTTTAGGATAAGGTGAAAAGTTGGCCGGATCAATCACTCCACCATCATGGGGACGATTCCAGTTTTCAGCTAATACCCGGTCTTTTTCAATAATGAGTTTGGCCGGAAAAGCATTGGCAAATTCCCGGTGGACTAGCAGATTTCCGACTACTTCACGGAAAATGCGGTCGCGGAGGCTGATGCGTTGTTCACCTTCCTGATAAAATTTGTCCGGTAAATGTTTCCGCACAAAAACCATGAGCCGATCGTAGCTTTCTATAAGGTTGGTACGAATATCATCCCGGTCATCATAGCGATCTACATTTTCTACCCGGAGAATAGCATCCGTTTTATGGTGAGGCAATACGCTCTGTATGACTTCATCTTTTCCGAGCAGCAATACGGCTGCCAGTGTATAACCGTCTTTTCCGGTTTGATGGTCGTGCTTGAACAGTCCGGCTGAACGTAGTAGTTCTTCATCTGTCATGTCCTACCAGGGATGGTCTGACCGTTCGTTTTTGGCCAATGTGCGGACACAACTGAACAATTCCTGTTTAAAATCGGAAAGTTTCAGGTAAGGATAAATCCGGCTTTCAGAATAGGTGGCTTGTTTTCGCAGGTACAGTTGGGTGACTTGTTCGGTTTGCCGAGTAATGTCAAAATCCCCGTCCTCATTCCGGTCGAATATCTTTCCGTTGGTGCTGTATACCTGTGAGCTTTCCGGTACATATACATAAATCACTTTCTTGTCTTCAAAGTCGACCACCTGCGTTGACAGGTAAAACGGGCTCACACGTAAAAGTTGGGGAGTTTTGGTTTGATTTGTTAATTTTAAGGCAAGATGAAAGAAAACATTATTGCCCCTTTTTTGCCGGAAGGCATACTAGATTTTTTTGAAATAGAAGCTGTAATAGAGCTATGTGACCTGAACAGCAAAAGATCCTTTTATAAAATCAACCTCATTGAGCAGAACCGGCTATTAGGAAAACATAATCCTGAAGAGTACGAGTCTAAAGGTTTTTATGAACCTAAAATTGTGCAAGATTTCCCTATAAGGGGAAAAGCCGTTTATCTTGAATTTAAGCGACGAAGGTGGAGGCATAAAACATGCAAGAACAAAATAGTTTACAATGACTATTCATTTGTAGCTGAAGGCTCTAAAATCACTCAAGAGCTTTCAGATTTTTTAAAAGGTACAGGTCGAGACCCGCGAAGATACCATTGGTAACATTGGCAGCTATTATGAGGTCAAAGGGGATTTGTTGAGGAGGCACTATAAGAAGAAAAGCAGTGGGTTTAAGCAGTGGGAACAAAAAGAGCATGCAGAAGACTATTTGGTCTTTCCGGACAATATCGGAGAGCATCTCAGTATAGACGAAGTTGCACTGTCAAAAGGAGAGTTGTACACTTTTATTACCAATAAAAACGGGAGAGGCAAAAGAGGCTCTTTGGTAGCTTCTGTAAAAGGCACATTGTCGGCAAATATCATACAAGTTCTGGAGAAAATCCCTCTGGAACAAAGGAATAAAGTAAAGGAAGTAACCCTTGACATGGCAAAAAACATGGAGTCATCCGCAAGAACATGTTTCCCCATGGCAAATTTGGTTACAGACCGCTTTCATGTAGTAAGGCTGGCCCTGGAGGCTCTACAACATATAAGGGTCAATCAAAGATGGGTTGAACTAGATATGGAAAACAAGGCTATCGAAGCTGCCAAAAAGAATGGCGTTAGGTATAAAGCACCCTTATTGCCCAATGGGGACACCCCAAAGCAACTTTTGGCCCGCTGCAGGTATGTCTTTGCCAAAAAGAAAGCTGATTGGACTCAAAGCCAAGAGCAGAGAGCCAACATAGCTTTTGAAAATTATCCAGACCTCAAAAAAGCTTATGACCATGTTCTTGAGTTTAGGCTAATATATGAAAGCAACACAAAAATTTCCGCTGAAAAAAAGTTTAATGAATGGATCAATAAAACTCATGAGATGGAAATTAAAGAATTTTTAACGGTAGCAAATACAGTAAGCAACCATATGAGCAATATTCTAAACTTCTTTGACAATAGATCTACCAATGCAAATGCGGAATCTTTTAATTCAAAAATAAAGCTCTTCAGGGCAAACTTAAGAGGCGTTGTAGATACCAGGTTTTTCTTGTTCAGGCTCTCTAAGCTTTTTGCTTAAATCCCCAGAAAAATACGGTGACCCGTAAAACGGTGGACTCAGCTTTTGCGGATTGTTGGCATTGGTAATAATGTTATTGACAATGTCCTGAACACAATCTTCTATCACACCCTCAACTGTTCCATCATTCTTCACGCCCAGCAGTAAATACCCGCCTCTGCGATTGAGAAAGGCACAGATAGATTCAAAGGCATCTTTGTTCAGTTCAAATTGAGAGGTTTTGAACTCGATTTCAATGCCCTCGCCTTTTTGCAATATTTCTTTGAACTTTTCGGGGGTCATTTATAATGATGGTTTGTCATTGCCTGAAACAAGAAGATCACAAATATCTACTTCTAAGATTTCAGCAATTTTTTTCAATTCTTTTAAATGAGGTTGAGATTTATTGATACACCAATTAGAAATGGTATGTTCATTTTTGTTTAGCCGGGTAGCCAACTCTTTTTGACTTACACCTTTTCGTACCAAAACCTCTTTGATCTTGTTGATTCGTTCGTTCATACCGATAAAGGTATAAAATGCAATATTTTTTTACACTAATGAAACTCATTTTATCATAAATGGAAGTTAAATATGATA is from Cytophagaceae bacterium ABcell3 and encodes:
- a CDS encoding DUF2490 domain-containing protein, which produces MNGKLLTVGILLLQALCGQVFGQNNGFNRQQIHQDLYWLRYHNRIFLSDKWEWQAHADDRRHFYPNVRHHFLFRAQPFFHISENVSLSQGFVYAMQHPHEPMNLSELAVPELRPFQEVVVKNDLGEWQIRHRYRLEERFFRRADDERLLAGYNFNWRVRYQLQLQRRLFKLNQSRGVHFRIAEEVMINMGRNVEYNVFDQSRFSAAFFVNLSDHFDLELGYSHWYQQLRDGESFFNRNIYRMTLYHNIDLRP
- a CDS encoding porin family protein, which translates into the protein MKYFLLGVLVAIALEATAQNQFIGIKGGVNHTNVNFRDLDAQPNFRTGVSAGMTYEYLLTDRFSLGVDLIYNQRGYTEDIILTDWNGNMLIHDLIRYNIDYASIPIKVGFNTGNKLYAFTNVGLIPSFLVSATLVEPRFTSQWGQVRTTGTDRHNITSELANFDLAGFAELGAGYKYMNNYWLFTSFSYQTSFNSFANPKHHQGNRITHYGMTLSVGMKYLH
- a CDS encoding type II toxin-antitoxin system RelE/ParE family toxin: MVQIIWIKRAIQDLNDIAEYIAKDSPRYADLTIEKIFDKTQILKEYPEMGRVVPEINDNKIRELISGRYRIIYEIKNSELIEILTVNHSSKLLN
- a CDS encoding transposase translates to MLRRHYKKKSSGFKQWEQKEHAEDYLVFPDNIGEHLSIDEVALSKGELYTFITNKNGRGKRGSLVASVKGTLSANIIQVLEKIPLEQRNKVKEVTLDMAKNMESSARTCFPMANLVTDRFHVVRLALEALQHIRVNQRWVELDMENKAIEAAKKNGVRYKAPLLPNGDTPKQLLARCRYVFAKKKADWTQSQEQRANIAFENYPDLKKAYDHVLEFRLIYESNTKISAEKKFNEWINKTHEMEIKEFLTVANTVSNHMSNILNFFDNRSTNANAESFNSKIKLFRANLRGVVDTRFFLFRLSKLFA
- a CDS encoding ATP-binding protein codes for the protein MTPEKFKEILQKGEGIEIEFKTSQFELNKDAFESICAFLNRRGGYLLLGVKNDGTVEGVIEDCVQDIVNNIITNANNPQKLSPPFYGSPYFSGDLSKKLREPEQEKPGIYNAS
- a CDS encoding helix-turn-helix transcriptional regulator, producing MNERINKIKEVLVRKGVSQKELATRLNKNEHTISNWCINKSQPHLKELKKIAEILEVDICDLLVSGNDKPSL